The Vibrio alginolyticus NBRC 15630 = ATCC 17749 genomic sequence CCTCAATCTCTTTGCTGGTACCGATAGGGCGAACTTTGCGTTCTTGTAGTACACGCAGTAACTTTGCCTGCAGTAGCATTGGCATATCGCCAATTTCATCTAGGAAAAGCGTGCCGCCGTTGGCTGCTTCAAACAAACCGACTTTGTCTTTGTCTGCGCCCGTAAATGAACCTTTCTTATGCCCAAAAAGCTCAGATTCCAATAACTGCTCTGGAATAGCCGCACAGTTCTGAACGATCAAAGGCTGTTCTGAACGATTAGAGTTTTCGTGAATGTATTTCGCGATCACTTCTTTACCAGCGCCCGTTTCACCACGCAACAGAACGTCGACAGGAAGAGATAGCACCTTATCAAGACGATTCAAGACATTGAGCATTTCTTCGCTCTCTGCAATAGGACCTTGATAGGCTTTCTGGGTACGTTTTTTGAGCTGAGTGTTCTCGCGCACTAGGGCTTGATTGTCGGCATTGAGATTTTTTATTACTTGCCCGTATTGCTCTAACCACACAGCTTGGCGAATATTACTCGCGGCCATACGACAAAACTCAGTCAATGCAGCTTCATTGTCGATAACATTTAAATCGAGTAAGACTAACAGTCCAATGGTTTTGCTTTCGCTATCAATCAAAGGCCAAGCCAATAAGTTCTCGCTTTTTAATCCCAGTGTCTGCTCAGTTTGATAGATGCTTTCGCAGTCATAGCCGTTGTACTTATACAACTCGTTAATCAACACCACTTCACCATTACGAATGGCAAAGTTAAATGGGTCGTTCTCACTGGCTGAGTCTAACTGTAATGCTTCCCAAGGGTGGGAAACGATAGTTTTATCGTTATGGTGAGCGGTACTTGGAATCAACGCCTGCCCAGTCTGGTCCAAAACGTAAATGATGCCGTGCTTTGCGAGGGTCATTTGTCTCGCAGCGGTCAACACAGCATCCAACGTTTGGGTAAGCTGGCTGCGATCAGCCAAAGACTGACTGATCGCAAGTAGGGCGTTACTAAGTTCGCTATGGTTAGCTGAACGCATAGGTTAGTGTTCCTTGCTCATCGACAGACACTTCGATTTGCGTATGTGAATCATCCTTGTCATGCACTAATAGCTGAGTCGATAGTTGCGGCAGCAACTGACGGTTGATGACCGCGTCGATGTTACGCGCGCCCGTTTCAGCAAGGCGACAGTTACCTAGTACGAACTCAACCAAGCTTTCTTCGTAGCTCAGAGACAACTTGTGATGACTCTGTAGACGCTGAGAAACTTTGTTCAGCTTGTGGTGAATAATTTCTGTCATTGCTTCATCAGACAGCGGAACAAATGGTAGTACTGACATACGTGCCAACAGCGCCGGCTTGAAGTGTTGGTTCAAAGTAGGGCGAATAGCTTCTGCGATGATGTTTGCATCGATGTCTTTGGATTGATGAACCAAAGATTCGATCTCATGCGTCGCAAGGTTACTGGTCATGATGATCAGCGTGTTCTTGAAGTCGATTGTGCGGCCTTCGCCGTCGTTCAGCGTGCCTTTGTCGAACACTTGGTAGAACAGGTTCAACACTTCAGGGTCGGCTTTTTCCACTTCATCAAGAAGAACAACAGAATATGGACGTTGACGAACCGCTTCTGTCAGCATGCCGCCTTCACCGTAACCTACGTAACCCGGAGGAGAACCGATTAGGCGAGATACCGTGTGCTTCTCTTGGAACTCAGACATGTTAATGGTCGTCATAAAGCGCTCACCACCAAACATTTGATCAGCGATCGCACGAGCCGTTTCGGTTTTACCCACGCCACTTGGGCCAACCAGCAGGAATACGCCTGTTGGTGCGTCTGGGTTACCTAGACCAGCTTTCGCAGTTTGAATGCCTTCAGACAGTGCATCGATAGCGTATTCTTGGCCTTTGATGCTTTGTGTTAGGCTTTCTTTCAGTTTTAGCGTGGTTTCTGCTTCGTCTTGAAGCATCTTACCCATTGGAATACCAGTCCAGTCCGAGATGACGTGGCTAACTTCATCTGGGCCCACTTCAAAGTGAACCAGTGGGTTGCCATTGCGGATTACATCTAGCTGTTCTTGGCAGGCCGAAATGGCAATGCGAACGGCTTCTTCATCCATTTCTGCATATGGAGAAACGTCTTGCTCTTGTTCTGAATCTTCGTCTGCAACAAGCTCTTCTTCATTTGTTTCTCCAAAGACCAGTTCATGTAAGCGAGAGCGTAGAGCAATCATCTCTTGGATCTGCTCTTTTTCTTTGTGCCATTGCGCTTCTTGTTCTGCTAGCTCTTCTTTCGTTGTTTCCATTGCCAGTTTTAGGTCTGGAATGTTAGCAAGGCTGTGCTTGTCGCCAGTTTGCTGCAGAGCATCACGCTCAAGTGCTTCAAGCTCGCGCTGTTGAGCTGCAAGTTCTTGTTGCAGAGTCTCAACAGAAGCAGGAATGGCATTAAGGCTGATGTTCACTCGTGCACACGCCGTATCTAGTACATCGATCGCTTTGTCTGGCAGTTGACGACCAGAGATGTAACGAGCAGAAAGTGCTGCCGCAGCAGTGATAGCATCGTCACGCACGTAAACGTTATGTGACTTCTCGTATGCTGGGCGCAGACCACGAATGATCAATGCTGCTTGCTCAGGAGACGGTTCGTCGAGTTTCACCAATTGGAAACGACGCGCAAGAGCAGGATCTTTCTCGAAGTACTTCTTGTATTCCGACCATGTTGTCGCAGCGATGGTTTTCACTTCACCACGCGCTAGGGCTGGTTTTAGCAAGTTTGCCGCGTCGCTGCCGCCCGCTTGGTTACCACCGCCAACAAGGGTGTGTGCTTCATCGATGAAAAGAATGATAGGGGTTGGCGAGTTTTTCACTTCATCCAATACTGCGTTTAGGCGTTTTTCGAATTCGCCTTTTACGCTTGCACCAGCTTGCAGAAGACCCATGTCCAGGCCGTAAAGCTCAACACCTTTGAGGTTGTCTGGTACGTCACCTTGTACAATCTTAAGTGCCAAGCCTTCTACTACTGCGGTTTTACCAACGCCCGGTTCACCAACAGCAATAGGGTTGTTTTTACGGCGACGAGCAAGAATGTCCACGATTTGGCGGATTTCTTGGTCACGGCAGAAAACAGGATCGATTTCGCCTTTGCGTGCTTTACCAGTGAAGTCTGTCGTGAACTTGCTCAGTGCTGAGCCATCCTCACGAGCTTGTGTTTTCTCTGAATTAGCAACTTGCGCCTCAATAGAGTGGCTTGTTAGTTCTGCAAAGTTACGCTTAAGGCTGTCAGGATTTACCGCCTCAAGGATAGAGGCATAACCATGTTGGCCGTAACGGAGAGGATTGCTAACAAGAGTAAGGAGCAGGGCGCCAGAGCGGATTTGTGTTTCGGATAGATCTAAAGAAGAAACCAGCCAGCTTTCTTGCAACCATTCGATTAATAAAGCAGAAAAAACAGGTTTGCTGCCATTTCCTTTGGCGTTGGTGTCGAGTGTGGATCGAACCGATTGTCTTAATAAGTTCTCAGAACAATCAAAATGACTTAATAAGACGTCAAAATCACTATTTGGCCTTTCTAATAGACTCAGTAAATAATGCTCAATTTGAACTTCGTTTGCTTTTTCAGAGACTGCAAGTGCAGCGGCGTCTTCTAATGCTACTTTTGCAATCGGGTGTAGACGCTGAATTAATGAAGAAAGGTTTATATTTATCATAGCCATTTTATTCTTTAGAGGAAAAGAGGTAGCGGCTATTATACTAAAAGTGATTGCGTTCTTTTTTTATCAAGATATTTTGACTATCGTTTGTTGGTTATTTTTAATGATTATTGTGACATTAATGTTTGTGGTTATTTTAATGGCGTTGTTATTCTAAATTAATTGATAGTAAAAGTGTCGGATTTATTAGTTTTAATGACTTTATTTACACGGTTTTATATGGTTATTTTCACTTTTTAAAGTTAGAACAATTTATTATTATCTTAATCCAACTTTTTGGTTTTTTATCCAATAAATTGTACTCAAGATATTAGTGAATAATGTCTTTATTTGTTTAAATTGTTGTTTTTATTGCATTTTTAAAGTTGGCACGGACTTTGATTATACCAAGTAGTCGCGGTGATAAGCGATTTGGTGATTTAAACAAAACAGATTTTAGAAAAGGAAATAGCGATGCCAACTCCAGCATATATGTCTATCCAAGGTGAGACTCAAGGCCATATTACTAAAGATACTTACTCTGCAGATTCAGTAGGTAACACATGGCAAGAAGCTCACGTTGATGAGTTCCTAGTACAAGAACTTGATCACGTGCTAACTGTTCCACGTGATCCACAAAGTGGTCAGCCAACTGGTCAACGTGTACACCGTCCACTTGTTGTAACTAAAGTTCAAGATCGCTCATCTCCACTACTATTCAACGCACTAGTATCTGGCGAAAAACTTCCTGAGTGTGTGATCCGCTTCTACCGTACTTCAGTTCAAGGTAAACAAGAGCACTACTACTCAATCAAATTGATTGATGCGCTACTTGTCGATATCCAAACTCGTATGAACCACTGTCAAGACGCAGCAACAGCTGACCGCGTGACAGAAGAAGTGCTTAAGTTCACTTACCGTGCGATCGAAGTAACTCACGAAAACTGTGGTACTGCGGGTAACGACGACTGGCGTGCTCCACGCGAAGCTTAATTGCTCGTCGCGTAAAGATTCAGGGCCAACGATTGTTGGCCCTAATTCGATTATTTGTATCAGGTAAAAGATATGGTGAATGACGTAGAATTTAAATTTGAAGTGCCTGGATGTGGGCATGAATTTCGGGTTGAGAGCTTTCATGTTCATGAAGAGTTATCTAAGCCTTTCCACATCAATCTCTCATTACTTTCACTTGATCCAGATATCTCGTTCGATGAGTTAATACGTAAAGCAGGAACATTGACACTTTACGGACAAGGTGTTGGGGCTGCGCGTGTGTTCAACGGCGTGGTGAATGAAGTTCGTTACTTAGGGACTGGACGTCGTTTTTCTCGTTATCAATTAGTCTTGGTTCCTCAAGCTTGGTTCTTATCTCAGCGCCAAGATTGTCGTATTTTCCAGCAAAAGTCAGCGCAAGACATCATCACAGAAGTACTCGATGATGGGACAGTCACCGATTACCGATTTGAAGTGTCGGGTACTTATCCTCCAAAAGAATACGTTCTGCAATACCGTGAGTCTGACTTGCACTTCGTGCAGCGTATGATGGCTGAACACGGTATGTGGTATTACTTTGACCATAGCGATTCAAATCATACGATGGTCATTGTCGACAGTAATGACGCGATTGCACCTTTGATAAGCTCGCCACTAAATGCTTCTTACATTGGGCCGATTGTTTATCATGCCGATGGTGGCGGTGTTGCCGATCGCGAACATATCTCTGATCTCGAGTTAGTTAACCGCGTTAGAACGGGACAGGTTACGTACACAGATTACAACTACGAACACCCTAAAATTCCACAAGAGATGACACAGGCTGGCGAGCTAGACCAAGATCTCAAGCAGTTTGATTATCCTGGACGATACGTCGACCCGCTGATGGGTCAGGTGAGAACCACGGAGTGGATGTCGGAACACATAGTCGATAATCAACAAGTGGAAGCAACGAGTGACGTAATGCGCTTAGCATCTGGTTACAGCTTTAACGTCAGTGACCACCCGCGTTCTGAGATTAACCGCGATTACCTTATGTTGTCTGTAATGCACACAGGTCAAGATCCGCAAGTGCATGAAGATGAAGCGAGTGGTATGCCAACCACTTACTACAACCAGTTCTCGTGTATTCCACGTGATGTGGTGTTTAAAGCGCCTAAACTAGCGGCACCAGTAGTGGATGGCCCTCAAACGGCGGTCGTTGTAGGACCAGAAGGTGAAGAGA encodes the following:
- the tssI gene encoding type VI secretion system Vgr family protein, which produces MVNDVEFKFEVPGCGHEFRVESFHVHEELSKPFHINLSLLSLDPDISFDELIRKAGTLTLYGQGVGAARVFNGVVNEVRYLGTGRRFSRYQLVLVPQAWFLSQRQDCRIFQQKSAQDIITEVLDDGTVTDYRFEVSGTYPPKEYVLQYRESDLHFVQRMMAEHGMWYYFDHSDSNHTMVIVDSNDAIAPLISSPLNASYIGPIVYHADGGGVADREHISDLELVNRVRTGQVTYTDYNYEHPKIPQEMTQAGELDQDLKQFDYPGRYVDPLMGQVRTTEWMSEHIVDNQQVEATSDVMRLASGYSFNVSDHPRSEINRDYLMLSVMHTGQDPQVHEDEASGMPTTYYNQFSCIPRDVVFKAPKLAAPVVDGPQTAVVVGPEGEEIYTDKLGRVKVQFHWDRYGDNNEHSSCWIRVSQSMAAPTWGAVYLPRIGHEVVVTFLEGDPDRPLVTGAVYNGLHFPPYSLPENKTRTTFRTQTHKGTGYNELSFEDEANQEEVYIHAQKDMSTKVLNNRYRDIGQDEFLKVARHQTNEVHGDHKETIHGHKTTQVNSTFTETVEQDVTVTYNANEAQYVKNNSDLEIGDNRTTKIGKNDDLDIGENSNLTIGASKSSDIGADDNQTVGGNLTVSVKGNTAYKADGATQIISGDKIVLKTGGSSLVMNSDGSIKLSGSAITIEGSDKVVVKGGNVVVN
- a CDS encoding Hcp family type VI secretion system effector: MPTPAYMSIQGETQGHITKDTYSADSVGNTWQEAHVDEFLVQELDHVLTVPRDPQSGQPTGQRVHRPLVVTKVQDRSSPLLFNALVSGEKLPECVIRFYRTSVQGKQEHYYSIKLIDALLVDIQTRMNHCQDAATADRVTEEVLKFTYRAIEVTHENCGTAGNDDWRAPREA
- a CDS encoding sigma-54-dependent Fis family transcriptional regulator; its protein translation is MRSANHSELSNALLAISQSLADRSQLTQTLDAVLTAARQMTLAKHGIIYVLDQTGQALIPSTAHHNDKTIVSHPWEALQLDSASENDPFNFAIRNGEVVLINELYKYNGYDCESIYQTEQTLGLKSENLLAWPLIDSESKTIGLLVLLDLNVIDNEAALTEFCRMAASNIRQAVWLEQYGQVIKNLNADNQALVRENTQLKKRTQKAYQGPIAESEEMLNVLNRLDKVLSLPVDVLLRGETGAGKEVIAKYIHENSNRSEQPLIVQNCAAIPEQLLESELFGHKKGSFTGADKDKVGLFEAANGGTLFLDEIGDMPMLLQAKLLRVLQERKVRPIGTSKEIEVDVRVIAATHCNLMQQIKDGGFRADLFYRLNVFPITLPPLRARKSDIIPLAEHFVQHTTNTLGLPQAPGLSANVRKQLLAYQYPGNVRELKNIIERSVLLSDFETITHIEFGEQIPEDVPSIDMKAASPTPEQPAYEQQAQADLEDVSKSLKDVVSQYERTVIIDCLNACNWHTKKAAEQLALPMSTLNHKMKKYDISAAG
- the tssH gene encoding type VI secretion system ATPase TssH; its protein translation is MININLSSLIQRLHPIAKVALEDAAALAVSEKANEVQIEHYLLSLLERPNSDFDVLLSHFDCSENLLRQSVRSTLDTNAKGNGSKPVFSALLIEWLQESWLVSSLDLSETQIRSGALLLTLVSNPLRYGQHGYASILEAVNPDSLKRNFAELTSHSIEAQVANSEKTQAREDGSALSKFTTDFTGKARKGEIDPVFCRDQEIRQIVDILARRRKNNPIAVGEPGVGKTAVVEGLALKIVQGDVPDNLKGVELYGLDMGLLQAGASVKGEFEKRLNAVLDEVKNSPTPIILFIDEAHTLVGGGNQAGGSDAANLLKPALARGEVKTIAATTWSEYKKYFEKDPALARRFQLVKLDEPSPEQAALIIRGLRPAYEKSHNVYVRDDAITAAAALSARYISGRQLPDKAIDVLDTACARVNISLNAIPASVETLQQELAAQQRELEALERDALQQTGDKHSLANIPDLKLAMETTKEELAEQEAQWHKEKEQIQEMIALRSRLHELVFGETNEEELVADEDSEQEQDVSPYAEMDEEAVRIAISACQEQLDVIRNGNPLVHFEVGPDEVSHVISDWTGIPMGKMLQDEAETTLKLKESLTQSIKGQEYAIDALSEGIQTAKAGLGNPDAPTGVFLLVGPSGVGKTETARAIADQMFGGERFMTTINMSEFQEKHTVSRLIGSPPGYVGYGEGGMLTEAVRQRPYSVVLLDEVEKADPEVLNLFYQVFDKGTLNDGEGRTIDFKNTLIIMTSNLATHEIESLVHQSKDIDANIIAEAIRPTLNQHFKPALLARMSVLPFVPLSDEAMTEIIHHKLNKVSQRLQSHHKLSLSYEESLVEFVLGNCRLAETGARNIDAVINRQLLPQLSTQLLVHDKDDSHTQIEVSVDEQGTLTYAFS